gaacaatgaaatataataatacttttattattgcctctagggcatatttccaacagaaaacacactaggagtagaggttaagtcgttagaaatcatagtggcctcacatgccgtgtcaacttcctcactctctaagtgttgtgtctcactcactccctcaaggatgctctcactcatatggttggtggagtcactcaaatggcgctcaacctcacataggatgtgtggcatgctctcatgtgtggggctagtggtgatcacactcatcctctcataggaaatgctctcaatgtcacgtatggtggagtcactcatgtcactcatgtggtggtggctctcctcacatggcacttggggcatctcgacatatgtgggtgtcggagagatgtaggtgcaaatgtctccatgctcaacttctatcgccgtggtcgaaggggatggcccttgctcgaccttcttgtcgtcgtcttgttgttggaggcccatatgatgtggcacctcgcagctcgtctccatgactgaagggagtttcccatgctcggccatcttccttgaggggcttccgaagatggaagtgtcgccctcgcttgtaggtggtcgccttggacttgatgaagtcgatgtaggtgtacacgtgggaagtaggcgaagatgccatacgtccaaaggcgaagatgccttgagaacactaggcgaagatgccgaagtggttgatgtagccatagcaccgtcttggtggtggtcttcTCGCGGTTTTCTTTTGTtctcttgaagcttggacttggcgtgaagtaggacttgttgggacttgtgcacttgcgcttgtggagcatcttcatgatgatgatgtcgttgtcgtgcttgagctcgtagtagatgtcgttcgtcgtcatcgtgcacatgatgcttggaggtgacttgcccttcatggcgatgttgatcacgaacgtgatggtggtcgcaatgtagatgtggacgaggacgatttgcacttgcatcgtgtccgcgctccgaagacttgtggcttgaatgccgccgccttgaagatgacgaaggggaagaagacttgatcaaggctctaatctcctccatccttgcatcttgctcctctttatgtgcggaaagcttcttgtcgatgtagtcccttttccttgcttcggagtggaaaatgtcgatggagatgttctcgatgcgctcttgcaatcttgattgtgcgccttgcatttgtcgttgtagatcgaagatagacgctttggagatgtagttgttcacgccgtcgttgttgccgTAGGCCGGAGAgggaatgccttgcctatccatcacaagactcgagcaaatatgagtgggaaaaAGAGAAGAACttgtaccaatgtaccttgaccgatgttgataatgaatcaagttcactcaaatgcggacaatgaaatagcactattggtaccaatccttgtcggttctcacacctacacaagtaaagcttatggtggagcttggtgaggatagtggcacaaaaatttaatgcaaaatgttagcaagagtcaataatgttgaaagcgattcacaaatttgcaagtgaaacaaatggaccaatagcgaagaatggcacacggaaacacacacacggatagataaatggggtcgtgcaaccaagggatgagcacaaaatgtggaatccacggaaaacgctcgtgttgcacaactcaagagagacgctagcacgattgctctataggcggatacgacacttgtgcacaacctataagatgcaaaatggataaactttctatcccaagtatgctatgtatgtatggttcccggtgtttctctcaagatgatccaagatgatcggatatgacaatcttatatgcaatgtggtatgatgctacggcacttgcttacaagcttctttgctctctttctttgcttaaaagctttatttgttttttttttgtatggacacttttgcacaatgcacaaaccaagatagcaattgtgtatatgcgggaacaaacttgtgacacaagatatgatagcaatatatgcaccacgatgatatggtatgtatgctatgggaaatatgatcactaatgtgcacaagtaacattgccggcaatactcaaatggctagtctcgataggcaagcaacgcaaaagtaaggctaggggttaacaatgcaatggcaaggggaatatacaatggagggataccacaataccaagatgatatggaggttaccgtccttggcgatgatgagtagcggtgttcttgatgtagaaaccaagatgatggagactcgtccctaagtagccgaaacaccttaggaaacggaaaaaccgcgaactcaaaatctcaaatgacaaatgtcaaatggtggtagcggaaagcggtggtggttttgcactaggcaaatgcggaagtggaatgatgcaTATACACGTGtccgagttgaagttgccgtccttaAGTAGCCGAaataccttaggagacacaagccacaactcaaacaagctcaaacaaaattgggttaagttgggttgtcgaaatgtatggtgggcaaggttatgtggaagtggtggtggtggttgatgaacaagcaaccgtccctaagtagccgaaacaccttaggagactcgaatcactactcaagcaaccactaatgctatatggatcaaaatgggttaggttgcggaagttggtggtggctatgcggatgatgtggtggagggcctaggcaaacttgccaaattttggaaaatttgatggagtcaaaaggtgttggtggtatttttgtgggatgtgggatgtcaatagcttcaaaacgagctaaagaacgtcaaaatcgaagttcggatgaattagttatggatgaaacaagaatcagccaaagttgATATgtacaggtagcggacgtccgaaaatggacggatgtccggtggcCGGACGTCCAGTGAGCTCGGAAATCCGCTAATTTCGTTCTGGAATGGGATGCCGGACGTCCGGTAAGTAGCGGATGTCCGGTGgttcctggggctccggacgtccggtaaagtggcggtcgtccggtgggtcggggtcaacgcgggatttgagctccgggacgcgattttgggcggaaaatggagatttcggggtcaaaatttgcgggatttcgtggatggaagatggggaaacttggggagatgctagatccacatgaaaccaagcaaatccatggatcaaaatcaacaaaacatcatcaaaccaacaaatcacaaaaaaaattgggggctattttttgtggggattttcggatttatggaagaaatcaacaaaatcaagctagaaaacgaggGGTAGGGGATCCAAAAACGTGGTCAACGTggatcatgataccaagatgatgtagggcggaaccctatggcgacgatctttcacgttcggagtggatcctacggggaatcacgaagaacacgcggaagcacaaagggaaaacgagagagaatcactaaaccgacaaggaatcaatcacacaagtgctagatcaccacacacataaggtagcacaaggttcaagatcaacaaaggtaaggatacaaaggaaccgttcttctccttgaggaggccttgatgttcttccctagaaagtggtcttgaatccgcttgggggatcttcttcgaagaggtcgtgaactccgaggagaagtatccaagtggatgagcaaaggctctcacacaaacatgagctaatccaatgctaccctagctaggaggtgggagaggcctatttatagtcttagtgcaaaaaggGGCGAAgtggaggggtacatgggcttcggcccgaaactgtacgcagacaggtaccggacgtccgctggggaccggtcgtccggtggctcatgggggtccggtcgtccggtgtcgtcgGACGTCCGCTGGATGTGTTCTGTGAAGGAGGCGCCGGTCGTCCGGAATCTTCATACTTCCGTTAATTTCTTCTCAGGTGTCCAgttgccggacgtccggagggcgtcggtcgtccgtggtcctgggagtcatcggacgtccgggcagggccggtcgtccggtcgctgtagcATGCGTTGGCCTAGTTTCCTTGGGCGGGCGTGACcttcaggggccggacgtccgggctggaccggtcgtccggtggctgtagcttcgggcagcttcgtctcttggtccttgtacttggcgtcctcgctaggtCTTCCGTTGGATGTGGTTGCTtagtggctttcctccaagtacctgatcatgcatagaacacacgttggaggtagtagccatgtctcacatgaatAAAGTGaaggttcagagaggagcgagttcaccttgtgttcaatggcgtctagttgaggtctcgtcataagtccacttggggtttggagagtagtcggagtgtacatggggatgaacgtgggatgctccgcattagGGTGGAGGCGGGCAGCGCTTATGCGACGGTTCCAGctccggctccggcttgggctggacgggcggcgacggtggaggcggcggcacgaagagcggggtgtggacggagtcccccgccgccgacagggcaagggcttgctccagcccatcccaGTGCGTGTCCTCGTCGATGCGGCTAGCCTCCAGCGCGTGctgcagggcctcctcgagggcggcttggtactccgcctccgcctccatgtccTCCGGCTCTACCTCCGGGGGCGGCGGTGGGAACGGCGGCGGGACGGCGTCGACACCCAAGCGTCGTTGCTCCTCGTGTTCGAGggcgaaccaagcctcccagttgggAGAGTCGGCGGCGTACTCGGGCAGCCGACGCTGCTCCGGCGTGAGCAGCGCACGGCGCCGGCGCACCTCGTTGTCGTGCGCCCGCTGGGTCCAAGGAACTGCCGGCACTGGGATCCGGTTTGGGTCCAAATGCCAATGGTGCGGCAGCGTCATGTCGGGGTAGGGGAGGGGCTGCCTGTACTCCCAGTGCCACCGTgcttggtgcaccgggatgtgcaggcGCCGGCGTTCAGGGCGGAAATGCGCCGGTGGTGGAGGGGGAGAGCACGGGATGACGAGGCGCCGggggtgcccttgcccttgcccttgcccttgccattgCTGCTGCCGAAGAGGCCCATGGCGCGCGCTAGGGTTTGCGGTCGCCGGCGAGGAAGCAAAGGGAGTGGTGGGGGCAAGATGTGGACGGCAGAAGTGGATGAGGCCGACCCCGCCGTGCGCGTGGTTAAAAAAGGACGCGCGCACTGGCTGACGCGTGGGCCTGCTGTCGGTGGTCGTCATAAATAAGACGACCGGTGGCGGTTGGGTGGCTGCCAGGTGGGGACGCGGCGGACGGCGAGGAGACGCGcggcgcgtccgcgccgacgcatttcagGCGCAATTTTGGGCCGGAAATGGGTCGGCACGGACGCGAGGCGGACACGATttgagtttgggtcggcgcgttgggccaccacttttgtccgcgccgacccaaacggacgcgggcggacgaaatgggtcgccccattggtgtTCCTCTGAATCTCGCTTGATTGAATCTCCTGCTCCAAGTATAATTTCCAGGCGTTCCGTATACAAACCTCTTCAAACAGGGCTTAGGCTAGTCATAATGgggagtaacatagactagtactccctccgtccggatttattaggcctctcagtatcacaagcatgtccccttttataaggtcccgctttggaaaggtgcatgcatgcaaccatttcattggttgcattgaaagcaattgttgttggtgccatggctggaaaattaatacacttcatgcatgctttttcattggctgcatgcatgtgagagggtgcattgggagtggaatagaagaattaatgtgagcaaattactactacctccgtcctggtttattagtcctcaTTGTATTCCGTgctaaattttgactataaatttaactaacaaaatgttcacgcatgtcataaaaaattatatgaTTGCAAaccatgttcaaatacgaatccaacgatataatttttgttgacatgcattaacattttattagttaattttttggtcaaaatttgacacgaaatacaatgaggaccaataaaccaggacagatgtAGTATGtatcttggtctaagagaagttgtgtttaggcctaataaaccgggatggagggagtaacatgcatatgttactagtctatgttactacctccatagtgggtagtgtcatagatgTGGTAACATAGAgggcttcatttattactttgtagactcattttacattgggaaccgttatgtgatggtaacatattatgttactccattTGCATCTCtcatcattaattacttgccacatcatACTTTTTGCCTATGTGGCATGCATGTtactacatactccctccgttcccaaatatttgtctttctagacatttcaaatggacacaacatacggatgtatatagacttattttagagtgtagattcatttattttgctccgtatgtagtcacttgttgaaatctctagaaagacaaatatttaggaacggagggagtatgttactcccactatgagcaGCCTTATTGCTATCGATTCGATGATCCCACGCGGTCAGGGAGAGTTAATTATTGGGAACAGACAGACTGGTAAAACAGCAGTCAACGAGAGTTAATCATTGGGGACAGGCTGGCAAAACAGCAGTAGCCACAGATACAATTGTGAAGCTCGGCATCAACCATGTTTTGGCTTTAGAGGTCGCATATGACCTCGGATTTGAGATGTTCTAGAAAGCAAAATTGTTCGTCAAAGAAATAGACAACTTTATGCTGGTCACCTTTAGACAATTTTGAACACTTTTCCCTTCGGAGTCAGTCTTGAGAATCGTGACGCTTAGGATCGCATACATACAAGCCACGTGCGCTGCAGAAAAATATGCTAAAAATAGACATTTAATCTAGTATTTGGACAAACCGCAGTGGATCACATGAAATTTCACACAGGAGGGAAAAGAATTTACAGAAAGAATAGCTCGCAGTGCAATTCTGTTGcctaaaaaacagaaaatgcacTATCGTCGAAAAATAATCTAGAGACACGTGTGGAACTCTATCCGTTGCTGATAGCGATTTGAAGCAGGCTGGCGCAAAGTAGCGGTTTTGCGTGCGTGTGTATCCCATGTCTCTTTGGCATACTGGATGGTTGCCTGAAGTAACTTACATAATTACACAGTTGCACTTGGATTCCAACTTTGGAGGTTTCATATTATCAGATGCCCTTGTGATTCCTGAAGCAGAAGGTACAGGTGAAGGATCTTCGACGATGGATTCTTTTTCAGCGGTTTCTGTGATGGTTGTTGTTTCACCTTCCAATCTTTTCCTTTTAACCTTACGATTTGGGGTTCTTCTGTGGGGCAGCTTAAGGAAACCATCCTCGTCTCGAATGGATTTCCCTACAATGGTAACAGTTGGTCGAGGGCGTTCTGATTCTTGCTCGTGCTCCAGTGCAATTGTTGCTGCCTTGTATGCCAGATCATGAACGATGGAACTACACAGGAGAATTGTATCAGTAGCTTCTTCTAAAGTGAAACACCTCTGAATCTGTTTCCTCGACCCTTCTACTGCCTGAGGTGATTTTTCTGCAAGGTAGAGAGAATGATTAGGTTAAATATATATATTCACTCACACGGAACAAATATTCAGTGAAGAACACAACAAGAGTCATACGTTATGTCTAAAAGAAAACGTCAACTGTACCTAGAGACTGGTATCATAAATGCAACAGCATATTGGATGTGAAGAATGTATAAACCTCATCTCGATAATATTTCCAGTCGCTCATTTATCCATTATGTTTCTTCTCCAGACCAAAATGCATGTACCAAAACATACTGATTTTTCTATCGTAAAATTACTATTAGAACTATCATTCAGGACTTTCTTTTCCTTATACTACACATTTTCTATGTTTTCCTGACATATGCATAAAGTAATAATCAAACATGCATGCCGGAGACCATGCTTTCGTCTTTAGGACAAGTAAAGACGATTCTCAGAAAGACCAACTAAAAATGATTCTCAGAAACATGAGAAGGACACAGCACACAATCGATGAATAAAGGATGAGTTCTGAGAGAAAAAAGAATTTCAGAAGCTTGATTAAGTTAAATGAAAATTAGAACAGCCCAAATACATACCATCGTTGGGAAGTTCTATTATGCTAGTTCCTGTCCTAGAAACCAACACATCTTCCTCTGAGATGGCAGAAACACAACAATCATCCAAGATGTGTTCCTCAATTGAATCCTGAACTGCTTCAGACTGAGACTGCATTATAAGGTTATCTAAGTTCTCCTCACTTGGATATTCTGGAGTGCCAGCTAAACAGCACTGAACGGTATCAGAAGTATCTTCATCTGTTTTTAGCATGCAACTTCCCTCGGCAGCTGAAGATTCTTGAACATTAATTGGCTCTTCCATCTCTGACAAACACATATTAGTGCTGGAGTGATCGTTGTCAGCCATCCTACCCATATTAATTACATCTTCTGTCTCACTCGACCTATCAATGCTCGAGGAGTTCAAGTCAACAAGGATGTCATCATTGACAATAGGCCGTGCAGTGGACAAACACTCAAGAGCATTTGACACAGCATCCTTACTAGAGCCATCTTCTCCGGTAGAAACCACAGTTCTTGAAGCACTGCTTTCCAAAGTGTCAATTCGGGAACAAGTGTCTTCAATCGCATCACTCTGATGGCAAAGTGAAGCTGAAGAACCACTAACTGACATATCTGACACCGAAGCTATGCTTTGATGACTCATAGTACTACTTAGTTGAGCTTTCTCGAAGTCACCCTTCTTACTGCTACTATGGCGCTCAAAGCGTGCATCTGATTGCCTTGAAGATCCTAAATCAATGGAAGAAGCTGAAGAGCTGTCACGTCCAAAGCTACATTTCATCATATTTATACCATCTCTTGTATAATATGGTTCAGAACAAACAATATTAGTAGCAGCTAGAGCCCTCCCTTCCATGATCTGCCATTTGTTGCTGCTTGATTTCTGGTGTAAGAGTACCGATATCCCAGCACTTTCAACCTTTGGAAACGGATGTATATTTGATCCCAGTTGATGAGAATTATCACCAAATGCAGTTTCAGATACAGCTTCATTATGTTGGCAGTTTGACTCGCTAAGGCATGGGGGTAATCCATGATTGCAACTACCCATTTGGCCTCCATAAGGGCCATGCTCCGCTGATGTTGGTTCTGTTTGTTGATGATTACTTACGCTAGATCGACTAAATgaaatatcatcttcattttcCAGCAAGGAGTCAGATACATGATAGGGCCTCATATTCTCCTCATGATTCACTACGTCCTGCCCCAGCAGCATGTCCTCGTCTGTATCCACCATTGACTGGCCTGGAGGACATTTTTCTGTACAATCCGCTGAAGGTTCATTGTTCACTGTTTGATGACCAAGAGATGCATGTTTGCTGTAGTCTACACTATCTGGGGCCATAGAAGGTTCAGATTCAGTGTAAGGCCCAAAATTTACAATTTTATTATCATGTTGATGTGCTTCTGAAGTCCATAACATACGGTCTGCAGAAAATCCTCCAACCTTTGAAGAGCATTCTTCGCAAGAGTCACCTTTTCCATCCAAATCCATCACATTGAAAGACATCCCACATCTACTGCAAGTAGCCATTTCACCATGTCCAACCTGAGAACTATTTGCACCATCATATGCCGTTTGATTAGCTGCCCATCTTTCCATATCAAAGTCATGTTTATCACTCTTCACGTATTTTACTTGGATGGGCGAATCTTCTACATGTTTTGTGTTCTTATTGAAACTGGTTTCTTCATTCAACTCATCCAGCTTATCAaacataaatatgtcctcatgaacTCGAAGGCCGTCATCTGCTTCCCATTCACCAATAAGATCCTGTTGCTCTTGGTCGCTTTCCACATAAGGGCCAAAAGTGGCACCGTGCTCAGAGCTTGCATTACTGCTAGTTGTCAtagaggaattgtgtgagaacatagGCTTGTGCACATTATTTATTTTGCCAGCACCAAATGTGGTGGCAGGGACACTTGATAGAAGTGGCCGGAACCTATCTTGAGGACCTTTCCGATGATCCTAGAAAAGTAAGAACACATTTCTCATCTTAGTCGCAATTTAAGAAAATCTGGAACACACTAAAGAATAGTAAGGTCTCAACTTGCAGTAAAAGCACATTGGACGCATCACGCAAATAAACAACAGACAACCAAGGAGTAATTATTTTTGGCAGAATAAGCTATACTAATTTGTCGAAGAAAGGATAAGAGAGCAATTTACTGTATCATACAATATCTGATTGAATGAACACATTCCAAGAGTTAAGCAACTTGGTCACAAAAGGTAAAAGAACCTAGTCAATGGAGCAGGAGCATTTGCCAACCAAATATTCAGGATAAACAAATGTTTTTGTTTCAACCAACGATTTCTTTTAAGCTATTATGTGACTGTTAATTCATAAAGGCATCCGTCCAAAGCACTTGACCACTCAATACAGTTGGTGTAACCGTTGTTTCCTTGTCAAAGTATAACAAAAGAAATTTACAGAAGCCCCTGGATTCCTCCAAATGGGAAGCCGCAACCGCTAAGAAagtaaaagggactaaaccagtgtAACTGAGTAACTGAATGAATAAATTGTTAAATATGCTATTCAAATTTACAATCCATCATCCTACTAAAAAACAGGACAACACTTTTTTAGGGGAAAACAGGACAACACTTACCATCAACCAAACAGCAGAATCAAATGACCATTTTGGGGCTGAGATAGGGGAAAAATTCTTGGACAGCTTCTTTGATGATGCAATACTTCTCGTCTTCATCACTGCCAAGCTCTTTTTTACAGCTGGGCTGCTGGAATAGCCAATAGATATAGACTGCATTGAGTCCAGATCATCATCACCAGACGATGTTGCAGAAGCTTTGCTGTGTGTGCTCAATCGATCTCGTTCAATGCTATGTGATGAACTGGCTcttctagttggagtaggagacatTGATTGCCTTCGACCTCTTGAACCTGTATCTAGTCCACTGAAAGATGTAGGAGATCCACCCCTTGAACGGGATACCGAACGATCTGGTAGAGATGTACGAAGGTTTGGAGGTGCATTATAAGAGAAAGCAGGATCATTGGACTGCCATCCTTGAGGTTTTGGGGAAGAAGATCTGTGATTAGCTTTAACTGGAGAGGCTCCCCTTGTTCCATTTAATGCTGAGCCACTTGAACCAGTACTCATCCTTCTAGAGACTGGACTTGCAGACCTTTGTGGAAGTGTCAATATCTTAGCAGCTGGAGGAGTTGAAGGTCTTCGCGATGGCGTTGGTGGTTGAACAGAAAGTGGTGGGCTAGCACGAGAAGCTGAAATAGGCGATTTTGTCCTTGCCATAGAGCGTGGTGACAGGCTAAGCCTATTTGGGCTTGCACTGCTTCTGCTAGACCTTTGAGCATTATCCATCTGTGTATGGACAATAGATAACAAAACGGGTGGGTA
Above is a window of Triticum dicoccoides isolate Atlit2015 ecotype Zavitan chromosome 5B, WEW_v2.0, whole genome shotgun sequence DNA encoding:
- the LOC119308167 gene encoding uncharacterized protein LOC119308167, with product MPHSPSRRRSPSRESAHRRVNDFGNALPAKPKDDELTLFADMQKTEIENFLLEPSEDFDESISKLSFFPDVKLGINVPARGESHDLLKVDGDKNDYEWLLTPPETPLFRSLDDEEERSVGQASRGRAQSKAVQISRPSTMDNAQRSSRSSASPNRLSLSPRSMARTKSPISASRASPPLSVQPPTPSRRPSTPPAAKILTLPQRSASPVSRRMSTGSSGSALNGTRGASPVKANHRSSSPKPQGWQSNDPAFSYNAPPNLRTSLPDRSVSRSRGGSPTSFSGLDTGSRGRRQSMSPTPTRRASSSHSIERDRLSTHSKASATSSGDDDLDSMQSISIGYSSSPAVKKSLAVMKTRSIASSKKLSKNFSPISAPKWSFDSAVWLMDHRKGPQDRFRPLLSSVPATTFGAGKINNVHKPMFSHNSSMTTSSNASSEHGATFGPYVESDQEQQDLIGEWEADDGLRVHEDIFMFDKLDELNEETSFNKNTKHVEDSPIQVKYVKSDKHDFDMERWAANQTAYDGANSSQVGHGEMATCSRCGMSFNVMDLDGKGDSCEECSSKVGGFSADRMLWTSEAHQHDNKIVNFGPYTESEPSMAPDSVDYSKHASLGHQTVNNEPSADCTEKCPPGQSMVDTDEDMLLGQDVVNHEENMRPYHVSDSLLENEDDISFSRSSVSNHQQTEPTSAEHGPYGGQMGSCNHGLPPCLSESNCQHNEAVSETAFGDNSHQLGSNIHPFPKVESAGISVLLHQKSSSNKWQIMEGRALAATNIVCSEPYYTRDGINMMKCSFGRDSSSASSIDLGSSRQSDARFERHSSSKKGDFEKAQLSSTMSHQSIASVSDMSVSGSSASLCHQSDAIEDTCSRIDTLESSASRTVVSTGEDGSSKDAVSNALECLSTARPIVNDDILVDLNSSSIDRSSETEDVINMGRMADNDHSSTNMCLSEMEEPINVQESSAAEGSCMLKTDEDTSDTVQCCLAGTPEYPSEENLDNLIMQSQSEAVQDSIEEHILDDCCVSAISEEDVLVSRTGTSIIELPNDEKSPQAVEGSRKQIQRCFTLEEATDTILLCSSIVHDLAYKAATIALEHEQESERPRPTVTIVGKSIRDEDGFLKLPHRRTPNRKVKRKRLEGETTTITETAEKESIVEDPSPVPSASGITRASDNMKPPKLESKCNCVIM